The proteins below are encoded in one region of Haladaptatus sp. R4:
- a CDS encoding LamG domain-containing protein, which yields MRRAAIVVFALAATYLAVSVAPVSAASAGLAVGSRHTTTSDFAAGTLVDTTAENDSVVFTGSSVSKPTPAHAWNFEAGSGTTATDSVGSADGSISGATWSSDSPSGSYSLAFDGASSKVDQPGVTDVGDTFTLEARFKSASDVQSDSYAIVAINGHQGGHQNFKVILQDDGSGGLRANIGSGSSKVKVGHFDYQANTWYHAFVTYDGTTLKFYVNGELVGQKDASISTYTTSAFTTGYGVSDLDSASDYWEGKIDAVQLYDSALSAGEVTGEGTGEYTSTTHTAGNVKRGWANLSLTNTTAAVEWQGYDGNAWQTVNQSSHAVTGNYTANLSGAAYSQWRVQVSFTATGENATGILADEGVLIQPEPPTFTGGASPANGSNAIGSKITFSIGVDDPDFTGSLRHPYRNLPREWVGGRHRYHLVGGRRLDRGEWPGWRPTLMVSDSLRLIWLFGDIGDPNFLLAVCAPYLRRRKQLRTPQTRGEPHSQRDCGVVVVPHGNDRHKWHGRTLTIP from the coding sequence ATGCGTCGCGCCGCAATCGTGGTCTTTGCCCTGGCGGCAACGTATCTGGCGGTCTCCGTCGCGCCAGTGAGTGCGGCCTCGGCAGGGCTGGCGGTCGGCAGTCGGCACACGACAACGAGTGATTTCGCGGCGGGCACCCTCGTTGATACCACCGCGGAAAATGACTCGGTGGTCTTTACCGGTAGTTCGGTGTCGAAGCCAACTCCGGCACATGCCTGGAACTTCGAGGCCGGGAGCGGCACCACGGCCACGGACTCGGTTGGGTCGGCCGATGGATCGATCTCCGGGGCCACTTGGTCGTCTGATAGCCCCTCCGGATCGTACTCGCTCGCATTTGATGGGGCCTCGTCGAAGGTTGACCAACCGGGCGTGACTGATGTTGGCGATACGTTTACGTTGGAAGCGCGGTTTAAATCTGCGTCTGATGTGCAAAGCGACAGTTACGCGATTGTGGCAATCAACGGCCACCAAGGAGGGCACCAGAATTTTAAGGTCATCCTCCAAGATGACGGCTCCGGCGGGTTACGTGCCAATATCGGTAGTGGGTCGTCGAAAGTGAAGGTCGGTCACTTCGATTATCAGGCGAACACATGGTATCATGCGTTTGTAACATATGACGGCACCACGTTGAAATTCTACGTCAATGGGGAGCTAGTCGGCCAAAAGGATGCCTCGATCTCGACCTATACCACCTCGGCGTTTACTACCGGCTATGGTGTTTCGGACCTCGATTCCGCATCCGATTATTGGGAGGGCAAAATAGACGCGGTACAACTCTATGATTCGGCACTCTCCGCGGGCGAAGTGACCGGAGAAGGCACGGGAGAATACACCTCGACGACGCATACTGCAGGCAATGTGAAAAGGGGGTGGGCGAATCTCTCGCTCACGAATACGACCGCGGCGGTCGAATGGCAGGGTTATGATGGCAATGCATGGCAGACGGTCAATCAGAGTTCGCACGCAGTGACCGGCAATTACACTGCTAACCTCTCGGGCGCTGCTTATTCACAGTGGCGCGTACAAGTGTCGTTCACCGCGACGGGCGAGAACGCGACAGGCATCCTCGCCGACGAAGGGGTGTTAATCCAACCCGAACCCCCAACGTTCACCGGCGGCGCATCCCCCGCGAACGGCTCGAATGCGATCGGTTCGAAAATCACGTTCTCCATTGGTGTCGATGATCCCGATTTCACCGGCAGTCTCAGACACCCTTACCGCAACCTTCCGCGTGAATGGGTTGGTGGTCGGCACCGATACCACCTCGTCGGCGGGCGTCGTCTCGACCGAGGTGAGTGGCCTGGATGGCGGCCCACACTCATGGTCAGTGACTCTCTCCGACTCATATGGCTATTCGGTGACATCGGCGACCCGAACTTTCTCCTCGCCGTTTGTGCTCCATATCTACGACGGCGCAAACAACTCCGAACTCCTCAAACAAGAGGTGAACCTCACAGCCAGCGGGATTGCGGTGTCGTCGTCGTACCACATGGAAACGACCGTCACAAATGGCACGGTCGCACTCTCACAATTCCCTGA
- a CDS encoding DUF5830 family protein: protein MGVELLSKLEQPELSVAEAVDRIETITTDPTTTRTILDEAEKRGVIDRENGIIRPSGGGFVRFESQVVTKEGDFTCRRCGTGISTGHFIRLDAGELGPFGSSCIRKVTGRE from the coding sequence ATGGGGGTCGAACTGTTGAGCAAGCTAGAACAACCCGAGCTATCGGTCGCGGAGGCGGTGGACCGTATCGAGACGATCACGACCGACCCGACGACGACGCGAACGATCCTCGACGAGGCCGAAAAACGCGGCGTCATCGACCGGGAAAACGGAATCATCCGACCGAGCGGCGGCGGGTTCGTCCGCTTCGAGAGCCAAGTCGTGACGAAGGAGGGCGATTTTACCTGCCGTCGCTGTGGCACCGGCATCTCGACGGGTCATTTCATCCGCCTCGACGCGGGCGAACTCGGCCCGTTCGGTTCCTCCTGCATCCGAAAGGTAACCGGGCGGGAATAG
- a CDS encoding TVP38/TMEM64 family protein, whose amino-acid sequence MELSGNRRQVTGIALVAVVVVAGVLLSPKFLIEQVKHVKQTPLLAGGLFLAVYLVRPMFAWPTTVVAVAVGYVYGPVVGFPAALCGTVMSAYLPFVAARYFRVDSGIFGRLGDSGERFFDTTGDLRGMIASRLFPVPSDAVSAAAGLSNVSDGSFLLGTAIGEVPWMVVAVLAGSSLDTLSLDGIEDNWMLIAAAALGGILLLAGPAYRAYTDDQ is encoded by the coding sequence ATGGAACTCTCGGGGAATCGACGACAGGTAACCGGAATCGCGCTGGTCGCGGTGGTCGTCGTCGCTGGCGTCCTTCTCTCGCCAAAATTCCTCATCGAACAGGTAAAGCACGTCAAGCAGACGCCGCTTCTCGCGGGCGGACTGTTTCTCGCCGTCTATCTCGTCCGCCCGATGTTTGCCTGGCCGACGACGGTGGTCGCCGTCGCCGTCGGCTACGTGTACGGGCCTGTCGTCGGGTTTCCTGCCGCGCTCTGTGGGACCGTGATGAGTGCGTATCTTCCGTTCGTGGCGGCCCGGTACTTCCGCGTCGATTCGGGCATCTTCGGCCGCCTCGGTGACTCCGGAGAACGGTTTTTCGACACGACGGGAGATCTGCGCGGGATGATCGCCTCGCGTCTGTTTCCCGTCCCCTCCGATGCGGTCTCGGCGGCCGCCGGACTCTCGAACGTCTCCGATGGCTCGTTCCTCCTCGGAACGGCCATCGGCGAAGTGCCGTGGATGGTCGTCGCCGTCCTCGCCGGAAGTTCGTTGGACACGCTCTCGCTCGACGGGATCGAGGATAACTGGATGCTCATCGCCGCCGCCGCGCTCGGGGGGATTCTGTTGCTGGCCGGTCCCGCCTACCGGGCCTACACCGACGATCAGTAG
- a CDS encoding HVO_2523 family zinc finger protein, producing the protein MEETPKGRPCPFCGASMMHRHCKYVCPQHGVVYDCADTFY; encoded by the coding sequence ATGGAAGAGACGCCGAAAGGACGGCCCTGTCCGTTTTGCGGTGCGTCGATGATGCATCGCCACTGCAAGTACGTCTGCCCGCAACACGGCGTCGTCTACGACTGTGCGGACACGTTCTACTGA
- a CDS encoding PGF-CTERM sorting domain-containing protein has product MRSKHALAVALVLTVCAVPLTVSAGTPVDDVSPVQLAQSSTTTETMHNGTMDDTMTDDNMSDTTTDDTMNDGESGGSGNSLPGFGIGVALVALVAGALYIARNR; this is encoded by the coding sequence ATGCGATCCAAACACGCACTCGCAGTGGCACTCGTACTGACGGTCTGTGCCGTTCCGCTCACGGTGAGCGCCGGAACGCCGGTCGATGACGTTTCCCCCGTTCAACTCGCACAGAGTTCGACGACGACGGAGACGATGCACAACGGGACGATGGACGACACCATGACCGACGACAACATGTCCGATACCACTACGGACGACACGATGAACGACGGGGAGAGCGGCGGTTCGGGCAACTCCCTTCCCGGATTCGGCATCGGCGTCGCGCTGGTCGCACTGGTCGCTGGCGCACTGTACATCGCACGGAACCGATAA
- a CDS encoding molybdopterin-dependent oxidoreductase, translated as MTDDLRETDRSDFRLVAVEGVIALLAGIAAVAGSYAAVGFTPSFVAAPVSTFVVATTPSAVITWSIQTLGDLGDQLGFLLALTLTVLLFAVTAAIGTRAADAISAPVPVPASLAVGLLCVVPALALTGAPISALGAGIGAGLVVAAASFGSTAVPGSAGSTDSGTDSISAARRSLLQAIAGTIAIGSIGGVLGSGRGSGGDTPKPSGPVAADVGSLLAEAEDKSLAVNGLEGLLSEEFYQVDINSVDPVVSASDWNLRVTGVVEEESSFSLSDLKSMDEEHRFITLRCVGESLNGKKMDNALWTGVPISALLDETTVSDECCVMFRAADDYYEEFPLAALKDGFLAYEMNGRPLPRSHGYPVRALIPGHWGEINVKWITEIQVLEQEAEGYWEKNGWHGTGPVNTVAKLHAVNHLDGGKIQVAGHAYAGTRGIERVEVSTDGGSSWTDATLSEPLPGTDVWRQWEYTYEPNGPHEVVVRATDGEGNRQPREQENAFPNGASGWVSKRIEP; from the coding sequence ATGACCGACGACCTGCGCGAAACTGACCGCAGCGATTTTCGGCTCGTAGCGGTCGAGGGAGTGATCGCACTCCTCGCCGGAATCGCCGCCGTCGCCGGGTCGTACGCCGCAGTCGGATTTACCCCGTCGTTCGTCGCCGCGCCGGTCAGCACGTTCGTCGTCGCGACGACGCCGAGCGCGGTCATCACGTGGTCGATACAGACGCTCGGGGACCTCGGCGACCAACTCGGATTCCTGCTGGCGCTCACCCTGACCGTCCTGCTGTTCGCGGTGACGGCGGCCATCGGGACGCGAGCGGCGGATGCGATTTCCGCACCCGTCCCCGTCCCCGCGTCCCTCGCGGTCGGCCTGCTCTGTGTCGTGCCCGCGCTGGCGTTGACGGGTGCTCCCATCTCCGCGTTGGGGGCCGGAATCGGTGCCGGACTGGTCGTCGCCGCCGCGTCCTTCGGCTCGACGGCTGTACCCGGATCGGCCGGTTCGACCGATTCGGGCACCGATTCTATTTCGGCAGCGCGGAGGAGTCTCCTCCAGGCTATCGCTGGGACCATCGCTATCGGGAGCATCGGCGGCGTACTCGGCTCTGGACGTGGCAGCGGTGGCGATACGCCGAAACCGTCCGGGCCGGTGGCCGCGGACGTGGGGTCATTGCTCGCCGAAGCCGAGGACAAATCGCTCGCCGTCAATGGGCTCGAAGGCTTGCTGAGCGAGGAGTTCTATCAGGTGGACATCAACAGCGTGGACCCCGTCGTCTCGGCGTCCGACTGGAACCTTCGGGTGACGGGTGTCGTCGAGGAGGAGTCGTCCTTCAGTCTCTCCGACCTCAAATCGATGGACGAGGAACATCGGTTCATCACGCTCCGCTGTGTCGGCGAGTCGCTGAACGGGAAGAAAATGGACAACGCGCTCTGGACGGGGGTGCCGATTTCGGCGCTGCTGGACGAGACGACCGTTTCCGACGAATGCTGCGTCATGTTCCGGGCGGCCGACGACTACTACGAGGAGTTCCCCCTCGCGGCGCTCAAGGACGGCTTTCTGGCCTACGAGATGAACGGGCGACCGCTTCCCCGCAGCCACGGCTATCCGGTGCGCGCGCTGATTCCCGGTCACTGGGGCGAAATCAACGTGAAGTGGATCACCGAGATCCAGGTGCTGGAACAGGAGGCGGAAGGGTACTGGGAGAAGAACGGCTGGCACGGGACCGGCCCGGTCAACACCGTCGCCAAACTCCACGCCGTCAACCACCTCGACGGCGGTAAAATCCAAGTCGCCGGGCACGCCTACGCCGGGACGCGCGGCATCGAGCGCGTCGAGGTTTCGACCGACGGCGGTTCGTCGTGGACCGACGCCACCCTCTCGGAACCGCTCCCCGGAACGGACGTGTGGCGGCAGTGGGAGTACACGTACGAGCCGAACGGCCCGCACGAAGTGGTGGTTCGCGCGACGGACGGGGAGGGGAACCGTCAGCCGAGAGAACAGGAGAACGCGTTCCCGAACGGGGCATCCGGGTGGGTGTCGAAGCGTATCGAGCCGTAG
- a CDS encoding winged helix-turn-helix domain-containing protein, with translation MDKALWYLLTATRGGENRARIIRALSERPRNANQLASELGVEYKTIRHHLDMLVDHGVVEPGDNEYGKLYFLTDRFEHHRDAFEEIMEQIE, from the coding sequence ATGGACAAGGCGCTCTGGTATCTACTCACAGCGACACGCGGCGGTGAAAACCGCGCGCGCATCATTCGCGCCCTCTCGGAGCGCCCACGAAACGCCAACCAACTGGCGTCGGAACTCGGCGTGGAGTACAAGACGATCCGACATCACCTCGACATGCTCGTCGATCACGGCGTCGTGGAACCGGGCGACAACGAGTACGGCAAACTCTACTTTCTCACCGACCGGTTCGAACACCATCGGGACGCATTCGAGGAAATCATGGAGCAGATAGAATGA
- a CDS encoding adenosylcobalamin-dependent ribonucleoside-diphosphate reductase produces MSDAHEANADEVTLPVKRTGGETLEDRMTGNAYQNILPARYLRKDADGNLVESQDDLFPRVAKNIALAEAVYEAEKQGVELTVTPEQLKPGHPRRDELAAEVFGKGTTTEDDEETTLSIYNVNKFAYDTVVPELPEDIRDHVESTRDEFEDLMGQLSFVPNSPTLMNAGDELQQLSACFVDSPGDDITDIHQTAKEAAEVFQSGGGMGYAFWKLRPYGDAVGSTGGIASGPITFMRTYDQMCETIAQGGARRGAQMGVMRVSHPDVIQFIHAKNKDVSLANTLRLNDPDDYTHTSFKEALEEARELIDEDGRVPKHLRNAAEGHLSNFNISVGVTDDFMDALYNDEEFVFTNPRTEEPHVATEHTEEMYDMFGLGDYVTPGEVLSIPATVLWDRIVDGAWENGEPGIIYLERVNKEHSFDVEKHPDHRILATNPCGEQPLEEYEACNLGHINLSTLADLDAPDWRVWYENNGGDYGSLSEAVDAFLREGIDWEEFDYRIEYGTRFLENVVTMSDFPVEKIEQKVRDMRKIGLGVMGLAQLYIQLGVRYGSEEGNEIAKQLMTHINHESKWASHELAEERGSFNDWSDSKYANPTDYPEWFEGQTGLDAEKWTDGFAVRNHNTTTIAPTGTTSMVGNTTGGCEPIYNVAYYKNVSDDVQGDEMLVEFDDYFLRTLEANDIDVEAVKQEAQDQMANNEFSGVEGLDTVPDAIGELFVVTGDLTGKQHAAVQCACQKGVDSAISKTCNFPNSASKEDMDEVYRYIYDHGGKGVTVYRDGTRSKQVLTTRADNAEFADEEEAAETIVEQIETVFGGVEGFIESEEVQAKLGNELGDLLDEGVTGGAYAKERPRPDVLHGVTQRVDTGYGKMYVNINEDENGEPFELFATIGNSGGFTNSFTEALAKVISYALRSGVDPNEIASDLQGIRSPKVAWDKGEQINSIPDAIGVAMRRYLDGEIEKASYPQQKTLEETADDTETDGGAAKAEEKDASQSLIDAGESPECPECGSLSLYFSEGCKTCESCGWSECS; encoded by the coding sequence ATGAGCGACGCGCACGAGGCGAACGCCGACGAGGTCACGCTTCCTGTCAAGCGGACGGGAGGGGAGACGCTGGAGGACCGGATGACCGGAAACGCCTATCAAAACATCCTTCCGGCGCGCTATCTCCGCAAGGACGCGGACGGCAACCTCGTCGAATCACAGGACGACCTGTTCCCGCGCGTGGCGAAGAACATCGCGCTCGCGGAGGCCGTCTACGAGGCCGAAAAACAGGGCGTCGAACTCACCGTCACGCCCGAGCAGTTGAAGCCCGGTCACCCGCGCCGCGACGAACTCGCCGCGGAAGTGTTCGGGAAGGGAACCACGACGGAAGACGACGAAGAGACGACGCTGTCTATCTACAACGTCAACAAGTTCGCCTACGACACGGTCGTTCCCGAACTTCCCGAGGACATCCGCGACCACGTGGAGTCGACCCGGGACGAGTTCGAGGACCTGATGGGACAGCTCTCGTTCGTCCCGAACTCCCCGACGCTGATGAACGCGGGCGACGAACTCCAACAGCTCTCGGCGTGTTTCGTGGACTCCCCGGGCGACGACATCACGGACATCCACCAGACTGCGAAGGAAGCTGCCGAGGTGTTCCAGTCCGGTGGCGGGATGGGGTATGCCTTCTGGAAACTTCGACCGTACGGCGACGCCGTCGGTTCGACCGGCGGCATCGCGTCCGGTCCGATCACGTTCATGCGCACGTACGACCAGATGTGCGAAACCATCGCGCAGGGCGGTGCCCGGCGCGGCGCACAGATGGGCGTCATGCGCGTCTCGCACCCCGACGTCATCCAGTTCATCCACGCGAAGAACAAGGACGTGAGCCTCGCCAACACGCTCCGCCTGAACGACCCCGACGACTACACGCACACGTCGTTCAAGGAAGCGCTCGAAGAGGCCCGCGAACTCATCGACGAGGACGGCCGCGTCCCGAAACACCTCCGCAACGCCGCCGAAGGCCATCTCTCTAATTTCAACATCTCCGTCGGCGTCACGGACGACTTCATGGACGCGTTGTACAACGACGAGGAGTTCGTCTTCACCAATCCCCGCACCGAAGAACCCCACGTCGCCACCGAACACACGGAAGAGATGTACGACATGTTCGGCCTCGGCGACTACGTCACGCCGGGCGAAGTGCTCTCGATTCCGGCGACGGTCCTCTGGGACCGCATCGTCGACGGTGCATGGGAGAACGGCGAACCCGGAATCATCTACCTCGAACGGGTGAACAAGGAACACTCCTTCGACGTGGAGAAACACCCGGACCACCGGATTCTCGCCACGAACCCGTGCGGCGAACAACCGCTCGAAGAGTACGAAGCCTGTAACCTCGGCCACATCAACCTCTCGACGCTGGCCGACCTCGATGCGCCGGACTGGCGCGTCTGGTACGAGAACAACGGCGGGGACTACGGGTCGCTCTCGGAAGCCGTCGATGCCTTCCTCCGCGAAGGTATCGACTGGGAGGAGTTCGACTACCGCATCGAGTACGGTACCCGATTCCTCGAAAACGTCGTCACGATGTCCGACTTCCCGGTCGAAAAGATCGAACAGAAGGTCCGGGACATGCGAAAAATCGGTCTCGGCGTCATGGGTCTCGCCCAGTTGTACATCCAACTCGGCGTCCGCTACGGCTCCGAGGAAGGCAACGAAATCGCCAAGCAGTTGATGACCCACATCAACCACGAGTCCAAGTGGGCCTCCCACGAACTCGCGGAGGAACGCGGCTCGTTCAACGACTGGTCGGACTCGAAGTACGCGAACCCGACCGACTACCCCGAATGGTTCGAAGGCCAGACCGGCCTCGACGCCGAGAAGTGGACGGACGGCTTCGCGGTCCGCAACCACAACACGACCACCATCGCGCCGACGGGCACCACCTCGATGGTCGGCAACACCACGGGTGGCTGTGAACCGATTTACAACGTCGCGTACTACAAGAACGTCTCCGACGACGTGCAGGGCGACGAGATGCTCGTGGAGTTCGACGACTACTTCCTCCGCACGCTGGAGGCGAACGACATCGACGTGGAAGCGGTGAAACAGGAGGCCCAAGACCAGATGGCGAACAACGAGTTCTCCGGCGTCGAGGGACTCGACACCGTTCCGGACGCCATCGGCGAACTGTTCGTCGTGACGGGCGACCTCACCGGCAAGCAACACGCCGCAGTCCAGTGTGCCTGCCAGAAAGGTGTGGACTCGGCCATCAGCAAGACGTGTAACTTCCCGAACTCCGCCAGCAAGGAGGACATGGACGAAGTCTACCGCTACATCTACGACCACGGCGGCAAGGGCGTCACGGTCTACCGCGACGGCACGCGCTCGAAGCAGGTGCTCACCACGCGGGCCGACAACGCCGAATTCGCCGACGAGGAGGAAGCGGCCGAAACCATCGTGGAGCAGATCGAGACCGTCTTCGGCGGCGTCGAAGGCTTCATCGAGAGCGAGGAAGTCCAAGCCAAACTCGGCAACGAACTCGGCGACCTCCTGGACGAGGGCGTCACCGGCGGCGCGTACGCCAAGGAACGACCGCGTCCCGACGTGCTTCACGGCGTAACCCAGCGCGTCGACACGGGCTACGGCAAGATGTACGTCAACATCAACGAGGACGAGAACGGCGAACCGTTCGAGTTGTTCGCCACCATCGGCAACTCCGGCGGGTTCACCAACTCCTTCACCGAAGCGCTGGCGAAGGTCATCAGCTATGCGCTGCGTAGCGGTGTCGATCCGAACGAGATCGCCTCCGACCTGCAGGGCATCCGTAGCCCGAAGGTCGCGTGGGACAAAGGCGAGCAGATCAACTCCATCCCGGACGCCATCGGCGTCGCAATGCGGCGCTACCTCGACGGCGAAATCGAGAAGGCGTCCTACCCGCAACAGAAGACGCTCGAAGAGACGGCCGACGACACGGAAACGGACGGCGGCGCGGCGAAAGCGGAAGAGAAGGACGCCTCCCAGTCGCTCATCGACGCTGGTGAGAGTCCGGAGTGTCCCGAGTGCGGGTCGCTCTCGCTGTACTTCTCGGAAGGCTGCAAGACCTGCGAGTCCTGTGGCTGGAGCGAGTGTTCGTAA
- the trpG gene encoding anthranilate synthase component II: MTRLLFVDNYDSFTYNLVEYAEDALRANEAEFETRVVKNTASLADIRDFDPDVIVISPGPGHPKNERDVGVTADVLRELSPEIPTLGVCLGLEAAIYEYGGEIGRAPEPIHGKAFPVEHDGEGVFEGIEQDFQAGRYHSLVTTGVPDCFEVSATTTHEDTELVMGIRHREYPIECVQFHPESVLTGRGRELIGNFLAGEYRLA, encoded by the coding sequence ATGACGCGCCTGCTGTTCGTGGACAACTACGACTCGTTCACGTACAACCTCGTGGAGTACGCCGAGGACGCGCTTCGAGCGAACGAAGCGGAGTTCGAAACGAGGGTGGTGAAGAACACGGCGTCGCTCGCGGACATCCGCGACTTCGACCCCGACGTCATCGTCATCAGTCCCGGTCCCGGCCACCCGAAAAACGAGCGGGACGTCGGGGTCACGGCGGACGTCCTTCGGGAGTTGTCGCCGGAAATTCCGACGCTCGGCGTCTGTCTCGGGTTGGAGGCGGCGATTTACGAATACGGCGGCGAAATCGGTCGTGCGCCGGAACCGATCCACGGCAAGGCGTTCCCCGTCGAACACGACGGAGAGGGAGTTTTCGAGGGAATCGAGCAGGACTTCCAGGCCGGGCGGTATCACTCGCTCGTGACGACCGGCGTCCCGGATTGTTTCGAAGTGAGCGCGACGACGACCCACGAGGACACGGAACTCGTGATGGGAATCCGCCATCGGGAGTATCCCATCGAGTGCGTGCAGTTCCACCCGGAAAGCGTTCTCACGGGGCGTGGTCGGGAACTGATCGGAAACTTCCTCGCCGGGGAGTATCGACTAGCGTAA
- the trpE gene encoding anthranilate synthase component I: protein MNRGKFSELAGSIDCNESDDGDANDGAVVYVSAELDLDASIDPLTAYSTLGGGEYDYLLESADKVASSDPYGAFDAGTHEADTGHHSRARYSFVGYDPAAVVSVAPDETDVQVLREKWNRELNADGTEDDDVLDRLRTAIPDVPRRGFPDGEGFCGGLVGFLAYNAVYDLWLDEQGIERPDTELPDAQFVLSTKTLVFDHVEGTLSLVFTPLVSPDDDIDERYDELVAERDRVTEKLESATAPSFGDYRPKSGTAGPQDEYEAAVKRANEHVTAGDIYQGVISRKRTVEADIDPRALYAALRDVNPSPYMYLLGYDDLSIVGASPETLVSVQDEEIVSNPIAGTCSRGNSPMEDRRLAGELLADEKERSEHAMLVDLARNDVRRVAESGSVRVEEFMNVIKYSHVQHIESTVTGALAENRDAFDAVRASFPAGTLTGAPKIRAMEIIDDLERTTRGVYGGGVGYISWTGDADFAIAIRTATISHGTTDEITVQAGAGIVADSDPASEYEETEQKMGGVLAALDRLEPGTEAVEMEASK, encoded by the coding sequence ATGAATCGAGGGAAGTTCAGCGAGTTGGCGGGGAGTATCGACTGTAACGAAAGCGACGACGGGGACGCCAACGACGGTGCGGTCGTCTACGTCTCGGCGGAACTCGACCTCGACGCGTCCATCGACCCGCTCACGGCCTACTCGACACTCGGCGGTGGGGAGTACGATTACCTCCTCGAAAGCGCCGACAAAGTCGCCTCCAGCGACCCGTACGGCGCGTTCGACGCGGGTACACACGAGGCCGACACCGGCCACCACAGCCGAGCGCGTTACTCATTCGTCGGCTACGACCCCGCGGCGGTGGTGTCCGTCGCTCCGGACGAGACCGACGTGCAGGTGCTACGCGAGAAGTGGAATCGTGAACTGAACGCCGACGGCACCGAGGACGACGACGTGCTCGACAGGCTTCGGACAGCGATCCCTGACGTCCCGCGTCGCGGGTTTCCGGACGGCGAAGGGTTCTGTGGCGGACTGGTCGGCTTCCTCGCGTACAACGCCGTCTACGACCTCTGGTTGGACGAACAGGGCATTGAACGCCCCGACACGGAACTACCCGACGCGCAGTTCGTCCTGAGCACGAAGACGCTCGTCTTCGACCACGTCGAGGGGACGCTGTCGCTCGTGTTCACGCCGCTCGTGTCGCCGGACGACGACATCGACGAGCGGTACGACGAGTTGGTCGCGGAACGTGACCGCGTCACCGAGAAACTCGAATCCGCGACCGCACCGTCGTTCGGCGACTACCGTCCGAAAAGCGGGACGGCAGGGCCGCAGGACGAGTACGAGGCCGCGGTGAAGCGGGCCAACGAACACGTCACGGCGGGCGACATCTACCAAGGCGTCATCTCGCGCAAACGAACCGTGGAGGCGGACATCGACCCGCGGGCGCTGTACGCGGCGCTCCGGGACGTGAACCCCTCGCCGTACATGTACCTCCTCGGCTACGACGACCTGAGCATCGTCGGCGCGAGCCCGGAAACGCTAGTCTCGGTGCAAGACGAGGAAATCGTCTCGAACCCCATCGCGGGGACGTGCTCGCGCGGCAACAGCCCGATGGAGGACCGCAGGCTCGCGGGTGAACTCCTCGCCGACGAGAAGGAGCGTTCGGAACACGCCATGCTCGTGGACCTGGCGCGAAACGACGTTCGCCGGGTCGCGGAATCCGGCAGCGTGCGCGTCGAGGAGTTCATGAACGTCATCAAGTACAGCCACGTCCAGCACATCGAGAGCACCGTCACGGGGGCGCTCGCCGAAAACCGCGACGCCTTCGACGCGGTGCGGGCGTCGTTCCCGGCGGGGACGCTGACCGGCGCGCCGAAAATCCGCGCGATGGAGATCATCGACGACCTCGAACGGACGACCCGCGGCGTCTACGGCGGCGGGGTCGGTTACATCTCGTGGACCGGCGACGCCGACTTCGCCATCGCCATCAGGACGGCAACCATCTCGCACGGAACCACCGACGAGATAACGGTGCAAGCGGGCGCGGGAATCGTCGCCGACAGCGACCCGGCGTCCGAGTACGAGGAGACCGAACAGAAGATGGGCGGCGTGTTGGCCGCGCTGGATCGACTGGAACCGGGAACAGAAGCCGTCGAAATGGAGGCCTCCAAATGA